AGGTAACGGCCATCGTTGAGCACAAGGATGCCAACGATGCACAGAAAGCGATCAAGGAAGGCAACACCGGCATTCTGGCCCTGCCAGCCGCGCGTCTGGCGGACTGGATGAGCCGTTTGTCGAACAACAACGCCCAGGGCGAGTACTACCTGACCGATGTCATCGCCATGGCGGTATCCGACGGCCTGGTGGTTGCCACCGAGCAACCTCATGACCCGATGGAAGTGCAGGGCGCCAACGATCGTCGCCAGCTGTCCGAGCTTGAGCGCCACTATCAGCTGCGTGCTGGCCGCCGCCTGATGGCCCAGGGTGTCACCCTGCGCGACCCGGCGCGGTTCGATGTGCGCGGTGAAGTGACCGTTGGTCGTGACGTGCTGATCGACATCAACGTGATCCTCGAAGGCAAGGTGGTCATCGAGGACGATGTTCAGATCGGCCCTAACTGCGTCATCAAGAACACCACCCTGCGCAAAGGCGCGGTGGTCAAGGCTAACAGCCACCTCGAAGGCGCCGTGATGGGCGAGGGCAGCGATGCCGGCCCGTTCGCCCGCCTGCGCCCAGGCAGCGTGCTGGACGCCAAGGCCCATGTGGGTAACTTCGTCGAGCTGAAAAACGCCCACCTGGGTGAAGGCGCCAAAGCGGGTCACCTGAGCTACTTGGGTGATGCCGAAATCGGCGCACGCACCAACATCGGCGCTGGCACCATCACCTGCAACTACGATGGCGCCAACAAGTTCAAGACCGTGATGGGTGAGGACGTGTTCATCGGTTCCAACAACTCGTTGGTGGCCCCTGTGGATATCCAGTCCGGCGCCACCACTGCTGCCGGTTCGACGATCACCCAGACAGTAGAAGCGAGCCAGCTTGCTGTAGGCCGTGCGCGCCAGCGCAATATCGAAGGCTGGAAGCGGCCGGAGAAGATCACGAAGAGCTGAGTTATACACAGTTGTTTCGATCGAAAGCCGACCTGTGTGAACGGGTCGGCTTTTTTTTTGGCTGTAATATGACCGCGCGTAGCGGGCCCTAGGGAGTTATCCACACCACGTCAGGCTTGACGAAATCACTGTCTTAGGTTTTGATTGCACCTATTATCTTTCGAATCGAAACTTAAGCACTCATGTCGAAACGTAACACGCCTCAACGCCGCCACAATATCCTGGCCCTGCTCAGCGAGCAGGGTGAGGTCAGTGTGGACGCGTTGGCCAAGCGCTTCGAAACCTCGGAAGTCACTATTCGCAAAGACCTCGCCGCCCTGGAAACCAATGGCCTGCTGCTGCGTCGCTACGGCGGTGCGGTGCCGGTGCCACAAGAGTTGCTTGGCGAACCTACCCAGCCTGTGTCCGCCTACAAGAAGGCCATTGCGCGCGCTGCGGTAGGGCGTATCCGCGAACATGCGCGGATCATCATCGACAGCGGCAGCACGACAGCGGCCATGATTCCTGAGCTGGGCCGGCAGCCTGGCTTGGTGGTGATGACCAACTCATTGAACGTGGCCCGTGCCATCAGCGAGCTGGAGCATGAGCCGGTGTTGCTGATGACCGGTGGTACCTGGGACCCACACTCCGAGTCGTTCCAGGGCCAAGTGGCCGAGCAGGTGCTGCGTTCATACGATTTCGATCAGCTGTTCATCGGTGCCGATGGCATCGACCTCAACCGGGGTACCACCACCTTCAATGAACTGCTTGGGCTCAGCCGGGTCATGGCCGAGGTGGCCCGAGAAGTGATCGTGATGGTCGAGTCCGACAAGGTGGGGCGCAAGATCCCTAACCTCGAGCTGCCCTGGGGCAGTGTGAATACCCTAATTACAGATGAACGCCTGCCCGCAGCGGCACGCGAACACATTCAAGCCCGCGGCATCAACCTGATTTGCGCCGCGATCAGCCAGGAGCAATAAACATGTGTGGAATCGTTGGTGCCGTAGCCGAGCGTAATATCACAGCCATTCTGATCGAAGGCCTCAAGCGCCTCGAATACCGCGGGTACGACAGTGCCGGCCTGGCCGTTTACAGCCAGCAGGGTGAACTGGAGCGTCGCCGCCGTATCGGTAAGGTCAGCGAGCTGGAAGCCGCCGTTGCTGCTGAGCCGCTCGTCGGCCAGCTGGGTATCGCCCACACCCGTTGGGCTACTCATGGCGCGCCGACCGAAGGCAACGCTCACCCACACTTCTCGGGCAGTGATGTGGCGGTTGTGCACAACGGCATCATCGAGAACCACGAAGAGCTGCGTGAAGAGCTCAAAGACCTGGGCTACGTGTTCACGTCGCAGACCGATACCGAAGTCATCGTCCACCTGATCCACCACACGCTCAAGACTGTTCCAGACCTGACCGACGCGCTCAAGTCCGCAGTCAAGCGCCTGCATGGCGCCTATGGCCTGTCGGTGATCAGCGCTAAACAGCCTGACCGCCTGGTAGCTGCTCGCAGCGGCAGCCCACTGGTGATCG
The sequence above is drawn from the Pseudomonas putida genome and encodes:
- the glmU gene encoding bifunctional UDP-N-acetylglucosamine diphosphorylase/glucosamine-1-phosphate N-acetyltransferase GlmU, with the translated sequence MSLDIVILAAGQGTRMRSALPKVLHPVAGNSMLGHVIHSARQLQPQGIHVVIGHGAEQVRERLAADDLNFVMQDKQLGTGHAVAQALPALSADTVLVLYGDVPLIEVETLQRLLAKANDQQLGLLTVTLEDPTGYGRIVRDEQGKVTAIVEHKDANDAQKAIKEGNTGILALPAARLADWMSRLSNNNAQGEYYLTDVIAMAVSDGLVVATEQPHDPMEVQGANDRRQLSELERHYQLRAGRRLMAQGVTLRDPARFDVRGEVTVGRDVLIDINVILEGKVVIEDDVQIGPNCVIKNTTLRKGAVVKANSHLEGAVMGEGSDAGPFARLRPGSVLDAKAHVGNFVELKNAHLGEGAKAGHLSYLGDAEIGARTNIGAGTITCNYDGANKFKTVMGEDVFIGSNNSLVAPVDIQSGATTAAGSTITQTVEASQLAVGRARQRNIEGWKRPEKITKS
- a CDS encoding DeoR/GlpR family DNA-binding transcription regulator; translated protein: MSKRNTPQRRHNILALLSEQGEVSVDALAKRFETSEVTIRKDLAALETNGLLLRRYGGAVPVPQELLGEPTQPVSAYKKAIARAAVGRIREHARIIIDSGSTTAAMIPELGRQPGLVVMTNSLNVARAISELEHEPVLLMTGGTWDPHSESFQGQVAEQVLRSYDFDQLFIGADGIDLNRGTTTFNELLGLSRVMAEVAREVIVMVESDKVGRKIPNLELPWGSVNTLITDERLPAAAREHIQARGINLICAAISQEQ